From Ignavibacteriales bacterium, a single genomic window includes:
- a CDS encoding CotH kinase family protein: protein MNQNSFKIFIVLTVISIRIFSQSNSLDKLQDLYSPPQTAQIDTSLIPPQFSAEGGFYNSSFYLELNPIQSTENVFYTLDGSEPTNNSTKYINKILIAKTTVVRACSFISDSLRSKSVTHTYFINEKTTLQIFSISTNPENLWDNNYGIYVFGDSANPVYPYFGANFWQDWERPIHVELFEPDGSLAFSIDAGVKIYGTYGRAQNQKSLAIFARNKYGFKNINYKFFNNLPLDKFESIVLRNSGNDWNNTMLRDALMHSLINNTGVDVLAYHPAVVFINGEYWGIHDIREKVNEHYIASHHDLNPDSINILETDGSVVTGSNVDYKSLMNFISKYDINNPAIYNYIKSKIDIDEYISYLVSQIYFDNTDWPGNNIKFWCPQSPSGKWRWILYDTDFGFGLFDQFAYKHNMLEDATAANGPNWPNPPWSTLLLRKLLVSTEFKNNFITRFSDYANSIFIADTVIKKIKQFKNNIEPEITRHLKRWNGGTLTDWNKRVAVLENFADKRVIFMLSHFAQKFNLSGVATVSVNSFPENAGRIVLNSLTLNDFPWRGNYFLGIPIKLTAVPNAGYKFKEWTGVDDTNSSTISLALSNNVSVTALFEVDSTNTSVVINEINYNSASSFDTEDWVELYNCSSSSIDIFDWVFKDGDDTHSFVIPKRTMVGSDQYLVLCRDTSKFSALFPNVKNRIGNFNFGLNSEGEKIRLYDNNLNIADSLTYKNNSAWPTEPDGKGATLELKNPHQDNSLPQNWGASFTKGTPGKINDAFTSIGEELNSSIPDDFFLYQNYPNPFNSSTIIKWHLANHSHTSLKIFDVLGNEVATLLNSEKGPGEYSLDFDASNLPDGKPGLTSGIYFYCLETLSGTKSKKMVYLK, encoded by the coding sequence ATGAATCAGAACTCATTTAAAATATTTATAGTCCTTACCGTTATTTCCATTAGAATTTTTTCTCAGTCTAATTCTTTAGATAAGTTACAGGATTTATATTCGCCACCACAAACAGCGCAAATAGATACGTCACTTATCCCGCCACAATTTTCTGCTGAAGGTGGGTTTTATAATTCATCATTTTATCTTGAGCTAAATCCAATTCAATCAACTGAAAATGTTTTTTACACACTGGATGGTTCCGAACCAACAAATAATTCAACCAAATATATTAACAAGATTCTTATTGCAAAGACGACGGTGGTAAGAGCTTGCTCTTTCATTTCCGATTCACTTAGGAGTAAATCGGTAACCCACACCTATTTTATAAATGAAAAGACAACTTTGCAGATTTTTTCCATTTCAACAAATCCGGAAAATCTTTGGGATAATAATTATGGAATATACGTGTTTGGGGATAGTGCAAATCCAGTGTATCCATACTTTGGTGCTAATTTTTGGCAAGATTGGGAAAGACCAATTCATGTTGAGTTATTTGAGCCGGATGGTAGTTTAGCATTTAGTATAGATGCCGGAGTAAAAATTTATGGCACCTATGGAAGAGCACAAAATCAAAAATCGCTTGCAATATTTGCCCGGAATAAATATGGTTTCAAAAATATCAATTACAAATTTTTTAATAACCTGCCGTTGGATAAATTTGAAAGTATCGTTTTACGCAATTCCGGAAACGATTGGAATAATACAATGCTAAGAGATGCGCTAATGCATTCTCTGATTAATAATACTGGTGTTGATGTACTTGCTTACCATCCTGCCGTGGTTTTTATAAATGGGGAATACTGGGGAATTCATGATATCAGAGAAAAAGTAAATGAACATTATATTGCTTCCCATCATGATTTAAATCCCGACAGCATAAATATTCTTGAAACAGATGGTTCTGTGGTAACAGGTAGTAATGTTGATTATAAATCATTAATGAATTTCATTTCCAAATATGATATTAATAATCCAGCTATTTACAATTATATTAAATCGAAGATTGATATTGATGAATATATAAGCTATTTGGTTTCCCAAATTTATTTTGATAATACGGACTGGCCCGGCAACAATATTAAATTCTGGTGTCCCCAGAGCCCTTCTGGAAAGTGGCGCTGGATTTTATATGATACGGATTTTGGTTTTGGCTTATTCGATCAATTTGCATATAAACATAATATGTTAGAAGATGCAACGGCTGCTAACGGTCCAAATTGGCCTAATCCACCCTGGTCTACATTGCTTTTAAGAAAATTATTAGTAAGCACTGAATTCAAAAATAATTTTATTACTCGTTTTTCCGATTATGCAAATTCAATTTTCATCGCTGATACCGTTATAAAAAAAATCAAACAGTTTAAAAATAATATTGAACCAGAAATAACACGACATTTAAAACGATGGAACGGTGGAACTCTAACAGATTGGAACAAACGAGTGGCTGTTTTAGAAAACTTTGCGGATAAAAGAGTAATATTTATGCTTTCTCATTTTGCTCAAAAATTTAACCTAAGCGGAGTTGCAACAGTTTCGGTAAATTCTTTTCCGGAAAATGCCGGCAGAATAGTTCTTAACTCGCTTACTTTAAATGATTTTCCATGGCGAGGAAACTATTTCCTTGGTATTCCAATCAAGCTAACGGCTGTACCTAATGCCGGGTATAAATTTAAAGAGTGGACAGGAGTTGATGATACAAATTCATCAACTATTTCTTTAGCTCTATCAAATAATGTTTCAGTTACAGCACTTTTCGAAGTTGATAGTACAAATACATCTGTTGTTATTAATGAAATAAATTATAATTCTGCTTCTTCATTTGATACTGAAGATTGGGTTGAGCTATACAACTGTTCATCCTCTTCAATTGATATTTTTGACTGGGTATTTAAAGATGGTGATGACACACATTCATTCGTAATTCCTAAGAGAACGATGGTTGGGAGCGATCAATATTTAGTTTTATGCAGAGATACTTCTAAATTTTCAGCGCTCTTTCCAAATGTTAAAAATAGAATTGGGAATTTTAATTTTGGATTAAATAGCGAGGGAGAAAAAATTAGGCTTTATGATAATAACCTGAATATTGCTGACTCACTTACTTATAAAAACAACTCGGCCTGGCCAACAGAACCAGATGGTAAAGGCGCAACTCTTGAATTAAAAAATCCGCATCAGGATAATTCTCTGCCGCAAAACTGGGGCGCTTCATTTACTAAAGGAACACCTGGAAAAATTAATGATGCTTTTACTTCAATTGGTGAAGAATTAAACTCATCCATTCCTGATGATTTTTTTCTGTACCAGAATTATCCTAATCCATTTAATTCATCTACAATTATTAAATGGCACTTGGCAAACCATTCTCATACGAGTTTAAAAATTTTTGATGTATTGGGTAACGAAGTAGCCACGCTTCTAAATAGTGAAAAAGGTCCTGGAGAATATTCCCTTGATTTTGATGCTTCAAATCTACCTGACGGAAAGCCAGGATTAACAAGTGGAATTTATTTTTACTGTTTGGAAACTTTATCCGGAACAAAAAGCAAGAAGATGGTTTATTTAAAATAA